The Vanacampus margaritifer isolate UIUO_Vmar chromosome 16, RoL_Vmar_1.0, whole genome shotgun sequence genome includes the window ACGTGAGCTAAGTTCATGATCCACATTTTTGCTGCGTTATAGGTTTTCGTGTGCGCTCTTGAACGcccacaaatataaaatataataaagtgCAACCAATAAAGTTGAACGCAATCTATTCTGTGACCAatgtgttctttaaaaaaaaaaaaaaaaatccattacataaaataatacattagaGGTGAAACAATTAGTTGATTGATTAACAATTAAGCAACTTTTGTTTGTTACACGCTGTTGCCGCGGCGATGCACCGtttgcacattttttgtgtgtgctgttttTTGAGGGTGTAAACCGAGGCGAAAACTAATAAAACTTAGTACACACATAATGCCTGGCAAAAACTTTTAGATCGTTGTCGGTTATATTGTGCAGTTTCATTAAAAGGGCTCAGTAGTGCCCCCTATAGATTTTTAACAACGTAACCTTGTTCAAAGTTTAACCTACGAAAAATTAGGAGGTATATCATATGGAGCAGCTCAacacctacaaaaaaagtcttttgTAGCAATATTCTAAACCTAACAGGAATTCCGCcgttttgaatttattttggaaTTGGGAGTCATATTTTCCACAAAATTTAGCCTATTCAAACTTTGGATGTTTCATCTCAAGACCAAAAAGTattgaaagctttttattttgtcatacgTTGTTACCGTTTTTCAGGGTCGAAAAAAGGAGGCAAATTAAAACTTGTTTTAAAAGGGCAAGTGTGTAGAATATTTTGATTCTTTTTCAgtgttcattcattaaaaaaaaaaaacactatcaaTTTCAccaatatgcaaaaaaataaaaacgtaaaaatcacattaacgtacattttttaatataatcgtAGTAATCACTAAGAATATTACATAGGTTGCGTATCGCCACAATCTTTCTGCTACAGATACCTAAAGGAGACAAACTTGGCCAACGTAGTAGcctaattggtggtaggcttgcaaagtgtggtctctgaggcaccgtagttAGTGCAAGTGCATCAAGATGCACTTAATTCGAATgtagtttgttttattatattagtTCACGACACACTATCACTTTAAAAATCAGATTTGTCGATTAATACATTGTTGGTTAAAACCCTAcgttaaatgaatgaatcaaattcGTTCTCTGCTCACCACGCATACCACCACCCTCTCTCTGTTCCAACAGTTTTATCAACTTCTTTCTTCCCTAATTTTGTACTGTTTTTGGTTCATAGTTTCATTCCCTCAAATATCATCATTTAAAGTTAGTGTGTTCGCGATCGCTAGCCTGTTATCGACCATTTATTCCCCATGTACTAAAAAGTTTACAAAGCGCACATAATAAACCAGTTTGCTAGGCGGTGAAAGAATACGTTTCTTTTTCAGACCCCATAAAGCTGAGAACGACCGAAACGTGCAAGCTGTAAAATGATGAGTCAGCACAAGTTTTTACAGTTGCACTGGTTTAATGTGTGTCTGAACTATTAATATTAAACGTGTCAGATGAGCGCCCggtaaataaaattgagttgttaTCAGATGGTACGACGGATAAAAGTCTCCAAGAAATTCAGAATGAAACTAAATGTATATCGTAGCAAACAGGAGACTGCTTCTGTCTTCCGCGTGGATGTCTCTTTAGGAGCAACGCAGTCATCGTCGAAACAGTGAaccaaatataatataaaatgttttctttcaaaGTGAAGGCATATTTGCACATTCTTGTAAATATTCATTCATATACTTGGGTTATCTTATCTCTAAGTTCAAGGCATGGCAATGCTTGAGTGCAGAGTCCGACATCTTGAAGGGAGGGAATATGTGCACAGCAATAATGTGTGATGCTGATAAATCACTGTCGTTCACCTTTGGAATGATGGTCATCATTTCAGATGACATTTACACCAGATAACACCATTAACCTGTTGAGCAGGTCACATGCGTCACTCCAATCAGAGCTGTTCTCAATGAGGTCATTTTtccgaaaaaaaacaaaaaaaaacgtaatttatTCGGTATACTTGATCAATCCAATGGGATTTTGCTTTTACTAAGAACACAAATGCACCATCTGGATGAACTTGATTCAACTTAACTTTAGCTGCTCATGTTGTATAGTTCAGAataagaattatatatattaaataaagcTAACACTAGTATAAAATGACTTATGCCATGTTAAAAAGTAGAAGCCGAATTTTGTAGACACATGGCTATATTAATGTGCCACACAAATAAAGCCTGAAAGTCAAAAACAGGCTGCTGAGGaacattcatttgaataaaGGTTGCAACATGGCGGAAGAACAGTCACCTGCGGGGCCAAAATTCATAGTTGTGTTTGgaacaatttatatttataagttATGGACAATATTCACTGGTGTATGCAAATAACTTGAATCACGGTAATTTTTCAACAAAGATTCTTTTGTTAACGGCCaagtttaaactttttttaaaaaaaaaattaaataaagtctATGCGGGTCAATGAGAGAAATCactgcattttgtgcaacctaTCTGAAGGAGCCCTTTGCCTCCAACCActggggggcagtgtggtttttgtttgtttacctgaGCCGTTGGCAGGTTGTATTTAATTGGGGTTCCACGGGAAACATTTGTCACTGATTGGGgaagaaaacaatttttgacGGGTGTTTCTTGTATTTTTGGGCGTTTATGTTATTACTTTGAGACTTATGCTTTTGTAAATTAAGAATTAAATATCAGCCATCATTCCAATCAAAACAGAATTTCGCTGGTTTATTTGAAATtttcgccattttttttttttacaagaacgtcaaaattaaactgcaatCAGTAAACACAAGTGTAGCGGTGGTGGACAATCCCCTACACTacctttttaaatacttttgattgtaaaaaaacaaaaaaaaaaacacaaaagagcaaaaaagcaGAGTCTAATCTGTCATTTGTTGGATTTggtgtactatatatatatatatatataaaaaaaaatcatggaacAATATCAtgtaggtattttttttaaaatgttctaaaatggctggcagtgaaaaTCAATGATAGTCAAAAGCAAGTAATGCAAAGCAGTCTCAAACAAGTTAgatgaggaaaaaacaacaacaatattccAGAAAGACAAAGAGTTGAACCGAAATTTTTTATTAACCTTCGACACTAAAAGTACAAGTCACATATAAAAGAATGGACAACACTGACAGACATGTGGAGAACTAAAAAGGAGAAGCTTCCTCTCTGACTGGAGTGCAGCCAGAGAAAAAACTATTCTGATAACTTGTCAGGAGtcgtttcttcttcttgagGATTCTTACTGTATCTCTTTCTTCCTCCTGATCCACATCCTGGTCCTCTTTAAAGATAGGCTTACGTACTAGCTTTAGTTCAGGGGTGTCATGCCCCATGTCTTGGATTTCCTCTAGCACCTGAATGGAAAAAGTCAACTGACTGTttacaagtgtgtgcgtgcatgtggggTACTCCTTTCCATCAACCTATGATGAGTAGTTGAGGTATGAGAGGGGAATCGCTTACCTCCTTTGTTGGCGAGCAAAATGGTGGCTTGAAGAATGTGACGTCTGGACTGGTAGAGTCTCTTGAAATATTTTCGCTCAGGCTTTCATCCTAGAATACAAATGGAGGGGGGATCACATtgcataaaaacagcaaaatgagATTTTGAAagacggaaaaaaaaagtaaaaaaataaattaatttataaattaatgTCTTTTGCCCAcaacaagaaaatagaattgtaattgccaaattaaaaaatatatacatcttGATCTGACCTATTGCACTTTAATGTAACCAAATAGGAGGAGAGTATTCTCATGCTATCAAGAACAACAAACCTCAGCGACGACATGGTTGTCCAAATTGCGACATTTCTCGTGGTCGCACTGGCAATTCTCACGACATGTCATCTTCCCTTTGCGGCAACGACATTGCTTGTTGCTACAGCTGCCTTTACACGAGCACtagacaaaacaaatacaatcaaaTCACAAAGTCAGTGTGTATTATGATGTACTCATCAAATTCAAAAGGCAATGACCCCGTCAGCCCTTACCCCCGTTGCTCTCGGTTTCCTCGAGGTCCTGCGTGCCTTCTCCAGCTTCTCTGGTTGCCAGTCATCATCTTCCTGCTCTTTCTGCAAAGGCACAAAAACATAAATCTTCACTATGTATAAAACACATCTCATGATCACTTGGATGCTACCGTTCATTATTAAGTAATATTCTATGGCAGCCACGAGATTGGAACTCAGCAGAGCAGACCTCTGCCAAAAAGAACAATCCTAATTTGGATCATCATCGCCATATTGTACACCCTCCTACTAAAGCAAAATTTTCTTCAAGGAATTAAGACACAGAGTGATTcgaaaaatatgtcaaaaatgtatgaTGTGCTCTAAAATTCCCATGCGCCAACTCCACACAAAATCCCCTGGAAACtggtgaaagttttttttcttcatctttcctTAATTTACAACAATCTGTTATAAACGGTGCACTTTACCTGTCTATTCTGCAACATCATGTTTTGGTTCAGCTCGCACAGGGCCCGCAGTTTCTGAAGCTTCTCATCCTAAAGTGAGACACCGCATAATCCAGAAATACTTGCATATTTTCTTTGGAACAATTGGAAGTGTGCAGGGACTAACCCaaacatgggcaaaccccggcccgcgggccaaatccGGCCCGTTATgagtttcaatccggcccgccgaatttatccaataaggctagaaaaaaaatatatattttttttttccagctcagtggccgagtggttagagtgtccgccctgagactgggaggttgtgggttcaattaccagccgggtcataccaaagactataaaaatgggaccgattgccactctgcttgacactcagcattaagggttggaattgggaggttagatcaccacgaTTCCTGAGcacggcgctgctgctgctcaccgctccctcaggggatgggtcaaatgcggagaacaaatttcgccccacttagatgggtgtgacaatcagtggatcttatcttatcttattggatttggacatttacagcaggagacggcagggttttgtgttgaacacagcaataatgtcctgatagtccagagaatcggtcaattcttttttgaaagaaagcagggacaaagagttcagtctatcagtcaacattgtggcactgttgcgtgttttgatccttttgacagctgaagatagtctttctacatgttgtcatgggtgaggtgaggagcgcgcatgcaggagactgttgatattggtgaatacatccccggggcgtgcgtcgagcacttctatgagcgtttcctcgttggcttttggcttctttttgagctgctgcacaaacgcCGCGTGCTATGCGTCcaccacggagatggaaaagtggtcagagacggattggatgtacgcgctttgtcctcagcgcgtgacaggcagcagcggctatcatgcagccgcatgtgtcacacgcactgtgggcccgggttaaaaatgggtgggccaatggaaaaaaattctttaacttttacgccttgaattgaaatctattaataatagatgcagtcaccaggtttgacagatcacagtgtatgtgctattataatctatttacatttctcctcccactttgccaaatagcatgtaaatgccgcatcttgcatattcattgaggcaaacgtactacctggattagggctattttataataatcataataataataataataatacatttcattcttttaaaaagagcacctttcagaacacccaaggtcactttacaaagcataaaaacacagcaaaagttgagctaaaacaataaaaatgaagctattggaaaagctgttttaaatatgtggattttgcacatttgaaaaacgcagtcctaagtgcacactataagtaaattgggttgtacatttatctgtgtgtttttactgtgctatgaggtccaaatgctcctggtccggcccatctgtcaaaatttcaaacccattgtgggccgcaagtcaaaaagtttgcccacccctggactAACCTGATCTTTGAGACGCTGCATGAGCTCCTTCTCTTTTGTGCTGTTCTCCTCTTTTTGTTTCGTTTCATCTGGCTCTGGTCTGCTCTGAAGCTGCTTGAGGAGACACTGGACCTGTGGGGGAAAAAGTGGAGAAACCATTACTGTAGAAGGAGGTcttgaaataaaatgtgcaaaaaaaaaaaaaaaaaagaagtcaagaaATGAGTACTTTGTCTTGATGTCTCTCCTCTAATTCCACAAGATGCTGCTGGTGCTCCATGTCGATTGCGGACATCATTGCTCGCTCTTCAATCAGCATTTTGTTTAAATCTTGCGTATTGGCTTTCTCTTGTTGGAAGTCACTCTCTATCTTGGCTGCAACCGTCTTCGCCGACACCAGCTGAATGAGAAAACGAGCGCCCACGACATCATCACATTTCTCACGCAAGAAAATGATGAGCAGTTTTGCCAGTTATCGTATATTCCAGATTATAAACAGATATTGCCGTGTGAACGTCCGCTCCAGAGTATATAATTTCACAACATACGGTAAAATCCACACCAGGTGGGCGCGACTTACAACCCAATGTGCTTTATAGTCAGGAAAATACGGTACTGTATCTTGAAACAGCAAATTAGGtaatttactgattacttgctttaaaaagtaactaaactAGATTACAAAGTACTGACCACCCggtttaacataaaaatgacagccGGTCTTGCCACTTAATTGGAAATGTGTCGAACAGTGACATTGAAGAACGAAGTTTgtctttgttaaaaataaagacatcaacatttttgacgtagcataattattttaattgaaaaaaaaaaaaaaaaactatttccagGTTTCACATAAtttgctaaatgtttttaatttgaacctCGTGCAGTCACACAATCTGATGAATCCCTCTCCTTCCTCTATTGCGTTTTATGAACATGTGAGTCTCAATGCGCTGAAAATAATGATGTCACTCCCTGAGACAGCCTACGAAGCATTTCACCACTATGTTCAATACCACAATTTCCCTGACTTATGTGTTCTATAAAGAaggaataaaacttttttttttctgtattattCATTAGTTTTACCTTAAACTACATGCTTGAGGGGGTGGGCGAGAATAGTATATAAAAAGGTGCCACTCTTTCAAACGTCATGTCACTTGCATATCCCTGGCATCAGGCTAAAACCTTGGACCTCAGGCTAAAACCTTGGACCTCCAAAATGGTCCCTATTCAATAGACCCCAAAACTGGCACGTTTGTTCAactattaacattgcatcatcaaagagcgCAAGCCATTTAAACACTTATTAGGAAAAATGTCACCCACATGTATGGATTAATCAAGAGCATatacattttgggaaaaaatttaaaaaaaaatgaaaatttccaaattgtgacttatgaggttttggcCCCAAACCAGCGATTTATAGACGCAAATATGCtgtattcagggatgtgatttgaccaaagtgaaattatctgaaaatttagccgggatTCTGGGGGCCgtcggcacccagctaggtccagggcagtgccctggtgggagggcaaggggggcgtagccccccggagctcatgggttttccgtgtttttaagtactttcaatgcactcacatgacaaagaaatagacaaaacaacagcataaattttcaatgtatattgaactatcccatataaaatggcagttttagtcaactcaaaatcagtcacattcaaaaacattggactgcctttgcttttaaaaactatcactgagaatatcatcatatctaactaatgtgattactaagttaacacataaataatgttgaagagttcaaatttcatgaacaaataattgtatcatgaccaaatgacaagtaactcatattagagcataccacaaatgtctttgttatagcagaagatgttatctgtcggagtcatgtgcatacacaatgaactacttaaaaaaaaataaaaaaataaaaaaaaaattaaaaaaaaatcggaatttgtttttttttgggggtgggggggataaaaaaaaagcggaattccgcgaattagcggaaaaatcacatccctgtaaaaaaaaaaaaaaaatctgattttttttttggggggggggggaataaaaaaagcggaattccgcgaattagcggaaaaatcacatccctgtgtattTATGAAAGTAATTTACAATATAGTCTGACAACATGACCGTAGTCGGTAGCTTGTCATTACTTGAACATGCACACAATTTGGAGTAAGAATGCGTGACACAATGACATTATATGTACAGGTTTAAGCaggtatgttttgttttattttctctttctctcaccTCAGCCATCAGGACTCTGACGGCACACTTGGCATCAACAATGCTTGTGATGCCGTCTATACGTTGTTTCAGACGCCCCTCGCCGTCTGCTGCGAGGACCTTCTGCTGAAGGTCAGCAATCTGGGCATTTCTGTTCAAACGATGAAAAGGCACTCAGTCATAAATTAAATCAATTCAAGACATGTTTATATGGAGCAGCAATCCTTTTAGTTTTGTAGATTTCCTGTGATGTGTCACTTCAGACTAAATAGTTCCAATGGACTGTTTGGTGTACGTTTTAGTTCAACTAACCTGAGTTCCATTTCTGTAGTCAGGTTCTCAACCTGTTTGGTCAGGGGTGTCTCCAGCGCCCCATGGGCCTCCAACTCAGAAATAAGCAGCGTCCGACGCTTTATGGGAGGATGACATCCAATAATACAGTAAATCTCATCTCAAACCAAAACAGTAAGTCacaagaaaaggaaggaaggacaccAATCTCACCCTGAATTTGGCAGAAGGTTGCCCGGCGTCAATTTGCTGCTTGAGGTGCGTTATCTCCTGAGCCAAGACTTTCCTGTCCTCCATGAGGTCATTGAGGTGACGTCTTGCCTCTTCTGTGCTCACCATAACCTCCACCTCACTGAGAAATAAATTCTGATGCAGTAACATAAATCGTTATACTATTATCATCAAGgatagcaaaaatgttgatgagtAAATATGGGACAACCTTCATTCTTGCAGCAGCTCCCTCCATCCCTCTACTCTGAGGATCTTTGCGTTTCTCCGCCACTTCACTTCTCTTCTGCAGGGCAACTTTCAGTCGCTTGTTTGCAGCTGCAGCCTGTTGGGCAAAACATTCATAGCTGTAGTTAATATAGCAggaaatttgtaatttttttgcagCTCACACAAATTGCACAGTGAGGGAAACAATACTTCACCTCCTCTGTTTTCCGACGCAGGACATTGGCCTGTTTCTGGAAATCCCTCTCGAGTTTGAGCAACTCATATTGACGTTTACGATCctgtaaaaagttcattttaagtGCGCAGCAAAGAACACGATTATCCTGGCAGTGTGTCCGGGTGATCATATACACGGTACCTTTTCTTTCAGTTGAATCACCTCTCGGTCCTTCTTGTTCTTCCAGAGTCGGAATTTCTCCGAGTCCTCCCTCATCTGCCTCATTAGCTGTGCACGCTGGGACTTCATGGCCTTCAGGAACAATATATTGGTTTACTTTTGGGCCATGAGAACTTCAGTgacttcaaaaaacaaaagtatgatTTCCACCTAATGCCATACAGTTGAGTATGTCAGTGAGACTGCACTAAATTATTGCAGTACATACCACAGAAATGAgtggctcaaaaaaaaaaaaaaactttctgttGATGTTTTTACAAGTTGAAGTCACCAATCACAACCTACTTGTGATAGTACCAGCAAAAACTGCCTGGtgatcatctttttttgtgactaTTGTGCAATCTAAACCATTTGCAatttaaacatttacattttaaattaataatatatgTGCAAACAGATCACTACTGCTGGAGTTATTCAATAGAAgcgttaataaaaaataatgtacaattttttggggggcctgGTAATGAATTTGTGTGTTAAAGACTAAGAAGTAAATAAACCAATTCTGTCAAATAACTCCAACACTGACCTCCATTTAAATCAGACTGTTAAAAGTACACTTTGGGGGTCGGAAATCAACACTCAAACATTTTAAcaccaaaatgtaaacaatcCAAGTTTCCCTGTGAATGTGCCTAACAATCTTAGTTGGTTTTACATccgttttggggaaaaaaaaagaaaaaaaaaagacccacctgaaaatgtaataaatcctCAAGTACTAAAGTATTACATCATTGGTAAAAATTTGATTACAATATAAGTCAGGATTTTTATATTATTGGTAAAATTACTACATTgtgttttctgacatttttcagGCGTTATTAAATTTTCAGCAATTACATCATAGGGCGTtacaaaagaaagcaaaaaattcATTTACCTGTATTTCCTGTACAAGCTTACTGACTTTCTGAACAGAAGACTCCTTGAGTTTCAGCATTTTTGACTGTTCAAGAAGCTTCTTCTTCAGGTCTACCAGCTGGCCCTCCAGCTCTTGCAGACGCTTCCTGCGCTGTTCACTCAGCCTAAATCAGACGAAGATGGAAGAGCGGGTTCTTAAAATATCACTTAAGCATGCGAAAATATAATGGCTTCGGATAGGTAATCCCAAAGTCCTATCTGAGAGCGTACTTGGCGTGGTTGGTGTCTTTCTTTGCAGACTCGAGTGCAACAACAAGCTCCACCTTCTCCTTTTGCAAAGAATTCACCGCCACCTGCAGATCCTGCACATTTTTCTACGGGattaaatgtaaatgtcaaATTATAATGTGATATTTCCCCCGAATATGAAAACATGACCCAAAGTCGCCACATGCACTGTATGAGcacttaagttatttttttcttcaacttcaAGCTGATGATTCATGGCATAAAAAGTCGAATGACATCACTACAAGGTCAACTTCTTTCACACCTGTTGCTCGGACTGCATCGACTCCAGCTCGCTATCATTCTGGCACATCTTCTTGACCAACGCCTCCTTCCAGCTCAACACGTTGTTCAGCTCGATCAGCTCTTTGGACATTTGGGCCTGCTGCAGCGCATGGTGGGCTGTGAAGCCATCTGTTGAGTCCTTGTCAGCAGCTGCATTGGTTTCCTAATGTGAAAGAAGGGAAACAATCCACACATTTGGATCGTGGATTGAAACACATAATGAATATTTTCATTGGGAGGCGAGGGtgaaacaaactaaaatgaacCTATACTTACAGATTGGAACTCGTCTGCTCTGCTTGTACTGCTATTCCCCATTTCATCTGGTGCATCCGCTCCTGCCACCATGGAATCGATAGAGGCAGCAATGCCGGCACTCTCGCgcttagagagaaaa containing:
- the kif4 gene encoding kinesin family member 4 isoform X2; translated protein: MTTEDAKVIPVRVALRSRPLVPKEINEGCQCCLNFVPGEPQVVVGTEKAFTYDYVFDPTVEQEEVFSTAVSPLLRGLFKGYHATVLAYGQTGSGKTFSMGGAYTSAQENDPSVGVIPRVINRIFEEKENKTDCEFSMAISYLEIYNEAVLDLLCTAKDKPALNIREDPKEGIKIVGLTEKRVVSAQEMVRCLELGNSARTVGSTAMNVASSRSHAIFTITLEQRKGKDKVDSVVSKLHLVDLAGSERQKKTKAEGDRLKEGISINRGLLALGNVISALGEESKKNAFVPYRDSKLTRLLQDALGGNSHTLMIACISPADSNLEETVNTLRYADRARKIKNKPVVNIDPKVAENSRLKKQVQELQVMLLHARGGVAPVLSGPESGENVKNLREQNRSLQDENKKLSRELSETAGQTALMFEKLIMTNEKLQSKLEQLQRHAACTIDLEKLLETLEDQELKENVEVMKNLQDVILELNRESAGIAASIDSMVAGADAPDEMGNSSTSRADEFQSETNAAADKDSTDGFTAHHALQQAQMSKELIELNNVLSWKEALVKKMCQNDSELESMQSEQQKNVQDLQVAVNSLQKEKVELVVALESAKKDTNHAKLSEQRRKRLQELEGQLVDLKKKLLEQSKMLKLKESSVQKVSKLVQEIQAMKSQRAQLMRQMREDSEKFRLWKNKKDREVIQLKEKDRKRQYELLKLERDFQKQANVLRRKTEEAAAANKRLKVALQKRSEVAEKRKDPQSRGMEGAAARMKNLFLSEVEVMVSTEEARRHLNDLMEDRKVLAQEITHLKQQIDAGQPSAKFRRRTLLISELEAHGALETPLTKQVENLTTEMELRNAQIADLQQKVLAADGEGRLKQRIDGITSIVDAKCAVRVLMAELVSAKTVAAKIESDFQQEKANTQDLNKMLIEERAMMSAIDMEHQQHLVELEERHQDKVQCLLKQLQSRPEPDETKQKEENSTKEKELMQRLKDQKEQEDDDWQPEKLEKARRTSRKPRATGCSCKGSCSNKQCRCRKGKMTCRENCQCDHEKCRNLDNHVVAEDESLSENISRDSTSPDVTFFKPPFCSPTKEVLEEIQDMGHDTPELKLVRKPIFKEDQDVDQEEERDTVRILKKKKRLLTSYQNSFFSGCTPVREEASPF
- the kif4 gene encoding kinesin family member 4 isoform X1 is translated as MTTEDAKVIPVRVALRSRPLVPKEINEGCQCCLNFVPGEPQVVVGTEKAFTYDYVFDPTVEQEEVFSTAVSPLLRGLFKGYHATVLAYGQTGSGKTFSMGGAYTSAQENDPSVGVIPRVINRIFEEKENKTDCEFSMAISYLEIYNEAVLDLLCTAKDKPALNIREDPKEGIKIVGLTEKRVVSAQEMVRCLELGNSARTVGSTAMNVASSRSHAIFTITLEQRKGKDKVDSVVSKLHLVDLAGSERQKKTKAEGDRLKEGISINRGLLALGNVISALGEESKKNAFVPYRDSKLTRLLQDALGGNSHTLMIACISPADSNLEETVNTLRYADRARKIKNKPVVNIDPKVAENSRLKKQVQELQVMLLHARGGVAPVLSGPESGENVKNLREQNRSLQDENKKLSRELSETAGQTALMFEKLIMTNEKLQSKLEQLQRHAACTIDLEKLLETLEDQELKENVEVMKNLQDVILELNRESAGIAASIDSMVAGADAPDEMGNSSTSRADEFQSETNAAADKDSTDGFTAHHALQQAQMSKELIELNNVLSWKEALVKKMCQNDSELESMQSEQQKNVQDLQVAVNSLQKEKVELVVALESAKKDTNHAKLSEQRRKRLQELEGQLVDLKKKLLEQSKMLKLKESSVQKVSKLVQEIQAMKSQRAQLMRQMREDSEKFRLWKNKKDREVIQLKEKDRKRQYELLKLERDFQKQANVLRRKTEEAAAANKRLKVALQKRSEVAEKRKDPQSRGMEGAAARMKNLFLSEVEVMVSTEEARRHLNDLMEDRKVLAQEITHLKQQIDAGQPSAKFRRRTLLISELEAHGALETPLTKQVENLTTEMELRNAQIADLQQKVLAADGEGRLKQRIDGITSIVDAKCAVRVLMAELVSAKTVAAKIESDFQQEKANTQDLNKMLIEERAMMSAIDMEHQQHLVELEERHQDKVQCLLKQLQSRPEPDETKQKEENSTKEKELMQRLKDQDEKLQKLRALCELNQNMMLQNRQKEQEDDDWQPEKLEKARRTSRKPRATGCSCKGSCSNKQCRCRKGKMTCRENCQCDHEKCRNLDNHVVAEDESLSENISRDSTSPDVTFFKPPFCSPTKEVLEEIQDMGHDTPELKLVRKPIFKEDQDVDQEEERDTVRILKKKKRLLTSYQNSFFSGCTPVREEASPF